A DNA window from Actinomadura coerulea contains the following coding sequences:
- the map gene encoding type I methionyl aminopeptidase, whose translation MTTQLLRPGRVSPMRKVPSNIPRPEYVGKQRPRTGEPDVKPPEVIERMRVAGRIAAQALEEVGRHVRPGITTDELDAVGHEFMLDHGAYPSTLGYRGFPKSLCTSINEVICHGIPDDTVLRDGDIINVDITAYVDGVHGDTDATFLCGDVDEESRLLVERTREAAMRGIRAVKPGRALNVIGRVIESYAKRFGYGVVRDFTGHGIGTTFHSGLVVPHYDDPAATTIIEPGMTFTVEPMLTLGTHEYDIWDDGWTVVTKDRRRTAQFEHTLLVTEDGHEILTLP comes from the coding sequence ATGACGACCCAGTTGCTCCGACCCGGACGCGTCTCCCCGATGCGCAAGGTTCCCTCGAACATTCCGCGCCCGGAGTACGTGGGGAAGCAGCGGCCGCGGACGGGTGAGCCGGACGTCAAGCCGCCCGAGGTCATCGAGCGGATGCGGGTCGCCGGGAGGATCGCCGCGCAGGCGCTGGAGGAGGTCGGCAGGCACGTCCGCCCCGGGATCACCACCGACGAGCTGGACGCCGTCGGGCACGAGTTCATGCTCGACCACGGCGCCTACCCCTCCACGCTCGGCTACCGGGGGTTCCCCAAGTCGCTGTGCACCTCCATCAACGAGGTGATCTGCCACGGCATCCCGGACGACACGGTCCTGCGCGACGGCGACATCATCAACGTCGACATCACCGCCTACGTCGACGGCGTGCACGGCGACACCGACGCGACGTTCCTGTGCGGGGACGTGGACGAGGAGTCGCGCCTGCTGGTGGAGCGCACCCGCGAGGCGGCGATGCGCGGGATCCGCGCGGTCAAGCCCGGCCGGGCGCTGAACGTGATCGGGCGGGTCATCGAGTCCTACGCCAAGCGGTTCGGGTACGGGGTCGTGCGCGACTTCACCGGGCACGGGATCGGCACGACGTTCCACTCCGGCCTCGTCGTCCCGCACTACGACGACCCGGCCGCCACGACGATCATCGAGCCGGGCATGACGTTCACCGTCGAGCCGATGCTGACCCTCGGCACGCACGAGTACGACATCTGGGACGACGGCTGGACGGTCGTCACCAAGGACCGCAGGCGGACCGCGCAATTCGAGCACACCCTGCTGGTGACCGAGGACGGCCACGAAATCCTCACCCTGCCGTGA
- the npdG gene encoding NADPH-dependent F420 reductase, translated as MTEQQQKTPYDLPDASGLTIGILGGTGDQGKGLARRFALAGHRVTIGSRKAERARAAADELGADLPVSGAENPVAAGESDVVIVAVPWDGHRATLESLRAELAGKIVVDCVNPLGFEKGKGAFALPVEEGSAAEQAAAVLPDSRVVAAFHHVSARLLLDPEVDEMELDVLVLGNDREATDLVQALAGRIPGMRGVYGGRLHNAHQIEAFTANLISMNRRYKAHAGLRITDV; from the coding sequence ATGACTGAGCAGCAGCAGAAGACGCCCTACGACCTTCCCGACGCGAGCGGCCTGACCATCGGCATCCTCGGCGGGACGGGCGACCAGGGCAAGGGCCTCGCGCGCCGGTTCGCGCTGGCCGGGCACCGGGTGACGATCGGGTCGCGCAAGGCTGAGCGCGCCCGGGCCGCCGCGGACGAGCTCGGCGCGGACCTGCCCGTCTCCGGCGCGGAGAACCCGGTCGCGGCCGGGGAGTCCGACGTGGTGATCGTGGCGGTGCCGTGGGACGGGCACAGGGCCACGCTGGAGTCGCTGCGCGCCGAGCTGGCCGGCAAGATCGTCGTGGACTGCGTGAACCCGCTCGGCTTCGAGAAGGGCAAGGGCGCGTTCGCGCTGCCGGTCGAGGAGGGCAGCGCCGCCGAGCAGGCCGCGGCCGTCCTGCCCGACAGCCGGGTCGTGGCCGCCTTCCACCACGTGTCGGCCAGGCTGCTGCTCGACCCCGAGGTGGACGAGATGGAGCTGGACGTCTTGGTGCTCGGCAACGACAGGGAGGCCACCGACCTCGTCCAGGCGCTCGCCGGGCGGATCCCCGGGATGCGCGGCGTCTACGGCGGGCGGCTGCACAACGCCCACCAGATCGAGGCGTTCACCGCCAACCTCATCTCCATGAACCGCCGCTACAAGGCCCACGCGGGACTGCGCATCACGGACGTCTGA
- a CDS encoding potassium channel family protein: protein MNGPDAARRPLVLLPSARTGPLRAVGRRVGLAFVLLLMVVAVVYADRGGYRDTGDGRLSLLDAFYYASVTMSTTGYGDITPVGDGARLVNIVFITPVRVLFLIVLVGTTLEVLAERTRDDWRRSRWRARVRDHIVVAGYGTKGRSAIRTLLSTGVPPESIVVVDPDPRVVAEAAEAGFAGVVGDATRSSVLRQASVERAREIVVASARDDTAVLITLTARQLNPHAGIQAAVRESENVPLLRQSGADHVVTSSEAAGRLLGVSTTQPSVGEVIEDLLEQGSGLDLVEREVHPDEVGGPLGAVRAPALAVVRGGRLLPFDDAGCAALEPGDRLIVARSSSRRRGPSGAEEEDVRDGAGQPDGPGERDH, encoded by the coding sequence ATGAACGGTCCGGACGCGGCGCGAAGGCCGCTCGTCCTGCTGCCGTCGGCGAGGACGGGGCCGCTGCGCGCGGTGGGCAGGCGGGTCGGGCTGGCGTTCGTCCTGCTGCTCATGGTGGTGGCCGTCGTCTACGCCGACCGCGGCGGGTACCGCGACACCGGCGACGGGCGGCTCTCGCTGCTGGACGCCTTCTACTACGCCTCGGTGACCATGTCCACGACCGGGTACGGCGACATCACCCCGGTCGGGGACGGCGCGAGGCTCGTCAACATCGTCTTCATCACGCCGGTCCGGGTGCTGTTCCTCATCGTCCTCGTGGGCACGACCCTCGAGGTGCTGGCCGAACGCACCCGCGACGACTGGCGGAGGTCCCGCTGGAGGGCACGCGTGCGCGACCACATCGTGGTGGCCGGTTACGGCACGAAGGGCCGCAGCGCCATCAGGACCCTGCTGAGCACCGGGGTCCCGCCCGAGTCGATCGTGGTGGTGGACCCGGACCCGCGGGTGGTGGCCGAGGCCGCCGAGGCCGGGTTCGCGGGCGTCGTCGGGGACGCGACCCGCAGCTCGGTGCTGAGGCAGGCCTCCGTCGAGCGGGCCCGCGAGATCGTGGTGGCGAGCGCGCGCGACGACACCGCGGTGCTGATCACGCTGACCGCCCGGCAGCTCAACCCGCACGCGGGCATCCAGGCGGCCGTGCGCGAGTCGGAGAACGTCCCGCTGCTGCGCCAGTCCGGCGCCGACCACGTGGTGACCTCGTCGGAGGCGGCGGGGCGGCTGCTCGGGGTCTCCACCACGCAGCCGAGCGTCGGCGAGGTCATCGAGGACCTGCTGGAGCAGGGGAGCGGCCTCGACCTGGTGGAGCGCGAGGTCCACCCCGACGAGGTCGGCGGCCCGCTCGGCGCGGTCCGCGCCCCCGCGCTGGCGGTGGTGCGGGGCGGCCGGCTGCTGCCGTTCGACGACGCCGGCTGCGCGGCCCTCGAACCGGGCGACCGGCTGATCGTGGCGCGGTCCTCCTCCCGGCGCCGCGGCCCGTCCGGGGCGGAGGAGGAAGACGTCCGGGACGGGGCCGGGCAGCCGGACGGCCCCGGAGAGCGCGACCACTGA
- the panB gene encoding 3-methyl-2-oxobutanoate hydroxymethyltransferase, with protein sequence MSSSVAPPAQPTALYGGTSGRRVTVRDIAAAKQRHEKWPMLTAYDALTARIFDEAGIPVLLVGDSAAMVVYGYDSTIPVTVDDLIPLTAAVVRGSKRAMVVADLPFGSYQTGVTEALTAATRFLKETGAHAVKLEGGRRIIPQAEAMVAAGIPVMGHLGLTPQSVNAFGGYRVQGRGQDGDELMADAKALEAAGAFSVVLECVPEDLAARVTASLSIPTIGIGGGNQTDAQVLVWQDMAGLTPHTAKFVKKFADMNTLLGEAARAYADEVVSGVYPAPEHTYH encoded by the coding sequence ATGTCTTCATCTGTCGCACCCCCGGCACAGCCGACCGCACTCTACGGCGGTACGAGCGGGCGAAGGGTGACCGTACGCGACATCGCCGCGGCGAAGCAGCGGCACGAGAAGTGGCCGATGCTCACCGCCTACGACGCGCTCACCGCGCGGATCTTCGACGAGGCCGGCATCCCCGTGCTGCTCGTCGGCGACTCCGCCGCGATGGTGGTCTACGGCTACGACTCGACCATCCCCGTCACCGTCGACGACCTCATCCCGCTCACTGCGGCCGTCGTCCGCGGCTCCAAGCGCGCCATGGTGGTCGCCGACCTGCCGTTCGGCTCCTACCAGACGGGCGTCACCGAGGCGCTGACGGCCGCCACCCGGTTCCTCAAGGAGACCGGCGCCCACGCGGTCAAGCTGGAGGGCGGCCGCCGGATCATCCCGCAGGCCGAGGCGATGGTCGCGGCCGGCATCCCGGTGATGGGCCACCTCGGCCTCACCCCGCAGTCGGTGAACGCGTTCGGCGGCTACCGGGTGCAGGGCCGCGGCCAGGACGGCGACGAGCTGATGGCCGACGCCAAGGCGCTGGAGGCGGCGGGCGCGTTCTCCGTCGTCCTCGAGTGCGTGCCCGAGGACCTCGCCGCCCGCGTCACCGCGTCCCTGTCCATCCCGACGATCGGCATCGGCGGCGGCAACCAGACCGACGCACAGGTCCTCGTCTGGCAGGACATGGCCGGGCTCACCCCGCACACCGCGAAGTTCGTCAAGAAGTTCGCCGACATGAACACCCTGCTCGGCGAGGCGGCCCGCGCCTACGCCGACGAGGTCGTCAGCGGCGTCTACCCGGCGCCGGAGCACACCTACCACTAG
- a CDS encoding MFS transporter, whose translation MDPQTIQRRRWYILGVLTVSLLVVVLDNTILNVALKTIADPDKGLGATQSQLEWAINSYTLVFAGLLFTFGVIGDRIGRKRVLAGGMAVFAVASLVSAYAQSPEQLIYARALMGLGGAAVMPQTLSIITNVFEPHERARAIGIWAGAVGLGVAIGPLTGGLLLAHFWWGSVFLINVPVIVVGVTLIAFLVPESRNPAPGRLDPVGVVLSVIGLVVLSYGIIQGGEKGDWLELSVLGPILAGAAVLALFVWHEARTASPAFDVRLFKDARMSAAVASIALCFFAATGVFFFANFYMQSVRGLTPLQSGAMVLPFAVAQLAFAPRSAAMVRRFGAKAVCTIGLLLVSVALASYQFVGVHTSLWILGAIFFVQGAGMANVMPPATESVMSALPREKAGAGSAINNTARQVAVAMGVAVLGSVVASVYRGDLRDELAALPAGAREAAAESIEGAHAVAAQMGPAGQGLVGPADAAFVHAMHAASVAAAVISFVGALVVLKWMPGRAAAPPEQAPAERRPEKAAA comes from the coding sequence ATGGACCCCCAGACGATCCAGCGCCGCCGGTGGTACATCCTCGGCGTCCTGACCGTGAGCCTGCTGGTGGTGGTGCTCGACAACACCATCCTCAACGTGGCGCTCAAGACCATCGCCGACCCCGACAAGGGGCTCGGCGCCACCCAGAGCCAGCTCGAATGGGCGATCAACTCCTACACGCTGGTCTTCGCCGGCCTGCTGTTCACCTTCGGGGTGATCGGCGACCGGATCGGCCGCAAGCGCGTGCTCGCCGGCGGCATGGCGGTGTTCGCCGTCGCCTCGCTGGTGTCGGCCTACGCGCAGTCGCCCGAGCAGCTCATCTACGCCCGCGCCCTGATGGGCCTCGGCGGCGCCGCGGTCATGCCGCAGACGCTGTCGATCATCACCAACGTCTTCGAGCCGCACGAGCGCGCCCGCGCCATCGGCATCTGGGCCGGCGCGGTCGGCCTCGGCGTCGCCATCGGCCCGCTCACCGGCGGCCTGCTGCTCGCCCACTTCTGGTGGGGCTCGGTCTTCCTCATCAACGTGCCGGTCATCGTGGTGGGCGTCACGCTGATCGCCTTCCTGGTCCCGGAGTCGCGCAACCCCGCCCCCGGCCGGCTCGACCCGGTCGGCGTCGTGCTGTCGGTCATCGGCCTGGTCGTCCTGTCGTACGGGATCATCCAGGGCGGCGAGAAGGGCGACTGGCTGGAGCTCTCCGTGCTCGGCCCGATCCTCGCCGGCGCCGCCGTGCTCGCCCTGTTCGTGTGGCACGAGGCGCGCACCGCGTCCCCGGCCTTCGACGTCCGGCTGTTCAAGGACGCCCGCATGTCGGCCGCCGTCGCGTCCATCGCGCTGTGCTTCTTCGCCGCCACCGGCGTGTTCTTCTTCGCCAACTTCTACATGCAGTCGGTGCGCGGTCTGACGCCGCTCCAGTCCGGGGCCATGGTGCTCCCGTTCGCGGTCGCGCAGCTCGCCTTCGCGCCGCGCAGCGCCGCGATGGTCCGCCGCTTCGGCGCCAAGGCGGTCTGCACGATCGGGCTGCTGCTGGTCAGCGTCGCGCTGGCGAGCTACCAGTTCGTCGGCGTCCACACCTCCCTGTGGATCCTCGGCGCGATCTTCTTCGTGCAGGGCGCCGGGATGGCCAACGTGATGCCGCCCGCCACCGAGTCGGTCATGTCGGCGCTGCCCCGCGAGAAGGCCGGCGCCGGGTCGGCCATCAACAACACCGCCCGCCAGGTCGCGGTCGCGATGGGCGTGGCCGTGCTGGGCTCGGTCGTCGCCTCCGTGTACCGGGGCGACCTGCGCGACGAGCTCGCCGCGCTGCCCGCCGGCGCGCGGGAGGCCGCCGCCGAGTCGATCGAGGGCGCGCACGCCGTCGCGGCCCAGATGGGCCCCGCGGGGCAGGGCCTCGTCGGCCCCGCCGACGCGGCCTTCGTGCACGCCATGCACGCGGCGTCCGTCGCCGCCGCCGTGATCTCCTTCGTCGGCGCCCTGGTCGTCCTGAAGTGGATGCCGGGACGCGCCGCGGCGCCGCCCGAGCAGGCGCCGGCCGAGCGGCGGCCGGAGAAGGCCGCCGCGTGA
- a CDS encoding TetR/AcrR family transcriptional regulator: protein MTGTERRHAGRPRSERAEKAIIEATLDLLAEESGVAGVSIEAVAARAGVGKTTIYRRWPSKEALIVHALGAVKEPLPEPSGRSAREDLTAIARRFAGDRHRRYSRCFWNVVGGAEKYPELYARYRQEVIEPRRDVIREVIQRGVGSGELRPDLDVEVAMSLLLGSLTAKRPQETFPEGYADAVVDTLLRGIESGPRSRPEADGGRFSAR, encoded by the coding sequence ATGACCGGGACCGAGCGGCGGCACGCGGGGCGGCCTCGCAGCGAGCGCGCCGAGAAGGCCATCATCGAGGCCACCCTTGACCTGCTGGCCGAGGAGTCGGGGGTGGCGGGCGTCTCCATCGAGGCGGTCGCCGCCCGCGCCGGCGTCGGCAAGACGACGATCTACCGGCGCTGGCCCAGCAAGGAGGCCCTGATCGTGCACGCGCTCGGCGCGGTGAAGGAGCCGCTGCCGGAGCCGTCCGGCCGGTCCGCCCGCGAGGACCTCACCGCGATCGCGCGGCGGTTCGCGGGCGACCGGCACCGCCGGTACTCGCGGTGCTTCTGGAACGTCGTCGGCGGCGCGGAGAAGTACCCCGAGCTGTACGCCCGCTACCGGCAGGAGGTCATCGAGCCGCGGCGCGACGTCATCCGCGAGGTGATCCAGCGCGGGGTCGGCTCCGGGGAGCTGCGCCCCGACCTCGACGTGGAGGTCGCGATGTCGCTGCTGCTCGGCTCGCTGACCGCCAAGCGGCCGCAGGAGACGTTCCCCGAGGGGTACGCCGACGCCGTCGTCGACACCCTCCTCAGGGGCATCGAGAGCGGCCCGCGGAGCCGTCCGGAAGCGGACGGCGGGCGGTTTTCGGCGCGGTAA
- a CDS encoding ATP-binding SpoIIE family protein phosphatase, with protein MQCGPNAKAVLGRAPQELIGRPATDLVGDEAKAELETLLEANGGGQERNGVMGVLRGDGGAPADALVTVQPMLGGVAGAAPAALLFIRVELPPSERYQDPALMRRALMDDPLTRFGATLDLDQSARGLVDVVVPHFCNVASVLVLESLVAADEVHAESGSAVLRRIAVTSDDGNPAWTSTFPVGEVLVFPEGTPYRQVMETARPVHLPHIEVSRASEIGRLWRRGPAGELLSDVSMVLLPMIARDTLLGFIACTRVPGFRKFDAYDVEIGMEFAARAAIVIDNARRYSRERATALALQRSLLPMRLSAPSSVEVRHRYLPGSKLVEVGGDWYESIALPGARVALIVGDVAGHGVRAAVTMGRLRTALHTLANLELPPADALHVMHELMIELGEQEPHFATCVYAVYDATTGTIEIASAGHLPPLLASPTGDNEYLEVPPAPPLGVSGGSAIESREFAVEDGSLFVIYTDGLVENRGRDIDDGLARLQKIFGRDSVDRSMEDLAKTTLAGVYADQHRDDIAVLIARLRRLPQEQYSSWTLPADPAAVRRARGLVSTRLAEWDLQDLDYTTELLASELITNALRYAHGPIELRLLLERTLVLEVLDRSAALPRLRRAEDDDENGRGLLVVSQLAHRWGSRRTAAGKVVWCEQIVPGVDPDASEQVPAWPEEAWPGELHHRE; from the coding sequence GTGCAGTGCGGCCCGAATGCCAAGGCCGTCCTCGGCCGTGCCCCCCAGGAGCTGATCGGCCGCCCCGCCACCGACCTGGTCGGCGACGAGGCGAAGGCCGAGCTGGAGACGCTCCTTGAGGCCAACGGCGGCGGGCAGGAGCGCAACGGCGTGATGGGCGTGCTGCGCGGCGACGGCGGCGCCCCCGCCGACGCCCTGGTCACCGTGCAGCCGATGCTCGGCGGCGTCGCGGGCGCGGCGCCCGCCGCGCTGCTGTTCATCCGCGTCGAGCTGCCGCCGAGCGAGCGCTACCAGGACCCGGCCCTCATGCGGCGCGCCCTGATGGACGACCCGCTCACCCGGTTCGGCGCGACGCTCGACCTCGACCAGTCCGCCCGCGGCCTCGTCGACGTCGTCGTCCCGCACTTCTGCAACGTCGCGTCGGTGCTGGTGCTGGAGAGCCTGGTCGCCGCCGACGAGGTGCACGCCGAGTCCGGCTCGGCGGTGCTGCGCCGCATCGCGGTCACCTCCGACGACGGAAACCCGGCCTGGACGTCCACGTTCCCCGTCGGCGAGGTCCTCGTCTTCCCGGAGGGCACCCCGTACCGGCAGGTCATGGAGACCGCCCGGCCCGTCCACCTGCCGCACATCGAGGTGAGCCGCGCGAGCGAGATCGGCCGGCTGTGGCGGCGCGGCCCGGCGGGCGAGCTGCTGTCGGACGTGTCGATGGTGCTGCTGCCGATGATCGCCCGCGACACGCTGCTCGGCTTCATCGCCTGCACCCGCGTCCCCGGCTTCCGCAAGTTCGACGCCTACGACGTCGAGATCGGCATGGAGTTCGCCGCCCGCGCCGCCATCGTGATCGACAACGCCCGGCGCTACAGCCGGGAGCGGGCCACCGCGCTCGCGCTGCAGCGCAGCCTGCTGCCGATGCGCCTGTCCGCGCCGTCCTCGGTCGAGGTCCGGCACCGCTACCTGCCGGGCAGCAAGCTGGTCGAGGTCGGCGGCGACTGGTACGAGTCGATCGCGCTGCCCGGCGCCCGCGTCGCCCTGATCGTCGGGGACGTCGCCGGGCACGGCGTCCGCGCCGCCGTCACCATGGGGCGGCTGCGCACCGCCCTGCACACGCTCGCGAACCTGGAGCTGCCGCCCGCCGACGCCCTGCACGTCATGCACGAGCTGATGATCGAGCTGGGCGAGCAGGAGCCGCACTTCGCCACCTGCGTCTACGCGGTGTACGACGCGACCACCGGCACCATCGAGATCGCCTCCGCCGGGCACCTGCCGCCGCTGCTGGCGAGTCCGACCGGCGACAACGAGTACCTGGAGGTGCCGCCGGCTCCGCCGCTCGGCGTCTCGGGCGGCTCGGCCATCGAGAGCCGCGAGTTCGCCGTCGAGGACGGCAGCCTCTTCGTGATCTACACCGACGGCCTGGTCGAGAACCGGGGCCGCGACATCGACGACGGCCTCGCCCGCCTCCAGAAGATCTTCGGCCGCGACTCGGTCGACCGCTCCATGGAGGACCTCGCCAAGACGACCCTCGCGGGCGTCTACGCCGACCAGCACCGCGACGACATCGCCGTCCTGATCGCCCGGCTGCGCCGCCTCCCGCAGGAGCAGTACTCCTCGTGGACGCTGCCCGCCGACCCGGCCGCCGTCCGCCGCGCCCGCGGCCTCGTCAGCACCCGCCTGGCGGAATGGGACCTCCAGGACCTCGACTACACCACCGAGCTGCTGGCGTCCGAGCTGATCACCAACGCGCTCCGCTACGCCCACGGCCCGATCGAGCTGCGCCTCCTGCTGGAGCGCACCCTCGTCCTGGAGGTCCTGGACCGCTCCGCCGCCCTGCCGCGCCTGCGCCGCGCCGAGGACGACGACGAGAACGGCCGAGGCCTCCTGGTCGTCAGCCAGCTCGCCCACCGCTGGGGCAGCCGCCGCACCGCCGCGGGCAAGGTCGTCTGGTGCGAGCAGATCGTCCCCGGCGTCGACCCCGACGCCTCGGAACAGGTCCCCGCCTGGCCCGAGGAAGCCTGGCCAGGCGAACTCCACCACCGCGAGTAG
- a CDS encoding NAD+ synthase has product MAQLRLALAQVNSTVGDLDGNADQIVTWTRRAAEAGAHLVAFPEMMLTGYPVEDLALRASFVEASRATLRRLARRLADEGLGDLPVVTGYLDRPPAGAARSGRTGRLPLNAAAWLHGGEVLVRSAKHHLPNYGVFDEYRIFARGDRLPVVRLHGVDVATAICEDLWQDGGPVSVTGASGAGLLLVINASPYERDKDDVRLELCAGRAREAGCALAYVNLVGGQDELVFDGDSLIVGPDGSPLSRAPQFVEHLLVTDLDLPAAGPAADEAPARVDARDGSTITIDRHVLSADPLPAYPAEPRTVAPPLEDLAEVYAALVLGTRDYVRKNGFRSVVLGLSGGIDSALVATIASDAIGPENVHAVLLPSRYSSEGSVVDAEELVKRQGVNSRIVPIADMVEAFEEQLDLHGLAAENLQARIRANVWMALSNEDGHLVLTGGNKSELATGYSTLYGDSAGGFGPIKDVFKLTVWDLARWRNAQAGKDSPLLHPFAQEPIPEAIIVKEPSAELRPGQRDRDSLPDYALLDPILTDYVERDMGRDALVEAGHDPALVERAIRLVDIAEYKRRQYPPGPKITPKNFGRDRRLPITNRWREPAQG; this is encoded by the coding sequence GTGGCACAACTCAGGCTCGCGCTCGCGCAGGTGAACTCGACCGTCGGCGACCTCGACGGCAACGCCGACCAGATCGTGACGTGGACGCGCCGCGCCGCCGAGGCGGGCGCGCACCTCGTCGCATTCCCGGAGATGATGCTGACCGGCTACCCCGTGGAGGACCTCGCGCTGCGCGCGTCCTTCGTGGAGGCGTCCCGCGCCACCCTCCGGCGCCTCGCCCGCCGGCTCGCCGACGAGGGCCTCGGCGACCTTCCCGTCGTCACCGGCTACCTCGACCGCCCGCCGGCCGGCGCGGCCCGCTCCGGCCGGACCGGCCGCCTGCCGCTGAACGCGGCCGCGTGGCTGCACGGCGGCGAGGTGCTCGTCCGCTCCGCCAAGCACCACCTGCCCAACTACGGCGTGTTCGACGAGTACCGGATCTTCGCGCGCGGCGACCGGCTGCCGGTCGTCCGGCTGCACGGCGTGGACGTCGCCACCGCCATCTGCGAGGACCTCTGGCAGGACGGCGGCCCGGTCAGCGTCACCGGCGCCTCGGGCGCCGGGCTGCTGCTGGTGATCAACGCCTCCCCCTACGAGCGCGACAAGGACGACGTCCGCCTCGAGCTGTGCGCCGGCCGCGCCCGCGAGGCCGGCTGCGCGCTCGCCTACGTCAACCTGGTCGGCGGCCAGGACGAGCTCGTCTTCGACGGCGACTCGCTCATCGTCGGCCCGGACGGCTCGCCGCTGTCGCGCGCCCCCCAGTTCGTCGAGCACCTCCTCGTCACCGACCTCGACCTGCCGGCCGCCGGCCCCGCCGCCGACGAGGCCCCGGCCCGCGTCGACGCCCGGGACGGCAGCACCATCACCATCGACCGGCACGTCCTGTCCGCCGACCCGCTGCCCGCCTACCCCGCCGAGCCGCGGACGGTCGCGCCGCCCCTGGAGGACCTCGCCGAGGTGTACGCGGCGCTCGTCCTCGGCACCCGCGACTACGTCCGCAAGAACGGCTTCCGCTCCGTCGTGCTCGGCCTGTCCGGCGGCATCGACTCGGCGCTCGTCGCCACGATCGCCTCCGACGCCATCGGCCCGGAGAACGTGCACGCCGTCCTGCTGCCGAGCCGCTACTCCTCGGAGGGCTCCGTCGTGGACGCCGAGGAACTCGTCAAGCGGCAGGGCGTCAACTCGCGCATCGTCCCCATCGCCGACATGGTGGAGGCGTTCGAGGAGCAGCTCGACCTGCACGGCCTCGCCGCCGAGAACCTCCAGGCCCGCATCCGCGCCAACGTGTGGATGGCCCTGTCCAACGAGGACGGGCACCTCGTCCTCACCGGCGGCAACAAGAGCGAGCTGGCGACCGGCTACTCCACGCTCTACGGCGACTCCGCGGGAGGCTTCGGCCCCATCAAGGACGTCTTCAAGCTCACCGTCTGGGACCTCGCCCGCTGGCGCAACGCCCAGGCGGGCAAGGACTCGCCGCTCCTGCACCCCTTCGCGCAGGAGCCCATCCCCGAGGCCATCATCGTCAAGGAGCCGTCCGCCGAGCTGCGCCCCGGCCAGCGCGACCGCGACAGCCTCCCCGACTACGCCCTCCTGGACCCGATCCTCACCGACTACGTCGAGCGCGACATGGGGCGCGACGCCCTGGTCGAGGCCGGCCACGACCCGGCCCTGGTCGAGCGCGCCATCCGCCTCGTCGACATCGCCGAGTACAAGCGCCGGCAGTACCCGCCCGGCCCCAAGATCACGCCCAAGAACTTCGGCCGCGACCGCCGCCTCCCCATCACCAACCGCTGGCGCGAACCAGCCCAGGGGTAG
- a CDS encoding MFS transporter, producing the protein MTLLEEPPVGPAPGRFAAFLRPRVGGFPRPFWVLWAGTLLNRLGTMVEPFLGLYLTTMRGLSLAQAGVTMAVLGAGSLAGQLAGGMLADRIGRRATLTLATVGTGAAMLALGYAQGLAAILAAALVLGLLLDMYRPAAQAMVADIISPAERPRAFGLLFWAINLGWAFAMVLGGTLAQQGFLWLFWIDALTCAAFGLLVWRAIPETRTREARAERAGGFGRVLRDRVMVGYVLVTLFYTFVLMQGMTTMPLAMKEDGLGPRSYGLAIAANGALIIIVQPLVNAWLARRDHSLVLAAGFALVGAGYGLTSLASSVAAYTATILVWTLGEIIAASVLQAVVADLAPADLRGRYGGLYGMAWSGGFLLAPLGGTQLLGAGGAPALWLTCAGLALAAAAAQLALAPAIRRRRAAALAADFSSQ; encoded by the coding sequence GTGACCCTTCTGGAAGAACCTCCCGTCGGTCCCGCTCCCGGCAGGTTCGCGGCTTTCCTCCGCCCCCGGGTGGGCGGCTTCCCCCGGCCCTTCTGGGTGCTGTGGGCGGGCACCCTGCTCAACCGCCTCGGGACCATGGTCGAGCCGTTCCTCGGCCTCTACCTGACGACCATGCGCGGACTGTCGCTCGCCCAGGCCGGCGTGACGATGGCCGTGCTCGGCGCGGGCTCGCTCGCCGGGCAGCTCGCGGGCGGCATGCTCGCCGACCGCATCGGCCGCCGCGCGACGCTGACGCTCGCGACCGTCGGCACCGGCGCGGCCATGCTCGCGCTCGGCTACGCCCAGGGCCTCGCCGCGATCCTCGCGGCCGCGCTGGTGCTCGGCCTGCTCCTGGACATGTACCGGCCCGCCGCCCAGGCGATGGTGGCCGACATCATCTCCCCGGCCGAGCGCCCGCGCGCGTTCGGGCTGCTGTTCTGGGCGATCAACCTCGGCTGGGCCTTCGCCATGGTGCTCGGCGGCACGCTCGCGCAGCAGGGCTTCCTGTGGCTGTTCTGGATCGACGCCCTCACCTGCGCGGCGTTCGGCCTGCTCGTGTGGCGCGCGATCCCGGAGACGCGGACCCGCGAGGCCCGCGCCGAGCGGGCGGGCGGGTTCGGCCGCGTGCTGCGCGACCGGGTCATGGTCGGCTACGTCCTGGTCACCCTCTTCTACACGTTCGTGCTCATGCAGGGCATGACGACGATGCCGCTCGCCATGAAGGAGGACGGGCTCGGCCCGCGGTCCTACGGCCTGGCGATCGCGGCGAACGGCGCGCTGATCATCATCGTCCAGCCGCTGGTGAACGCGTGGCTGGCGCGGCGCGACCACAGCCTGGTGCTGGCGGCGGGCTTCGCGCTGGTCGGGGCCGGGTACGGGCTCACCTCGCTCGCCTCGTCCGTCGCCGCCTACACCGCGACGATCCTGGTGTGGACGCTCGGCGAGATCATCGCCGCGTCCGTGCTGCAGGCCGTGGTCGCCGACCTCGCGCCCGCCGACCTGCGCGGCCGGTACGGCGGCCTGTACGGGATGGCGTGGTCGGGCGGCTTCCTGCTGGCGCCCCTCGGCGGCACCCAGCTGCTCGGCGCCGGAGGGGCGCCGGCACTGTGGCTGACCTGCGCGGGTCTCGCCCTGGCCGCCGCCGCGGCGCAGCTCGCGCTCGCCCCCGCGATCCGGCGGCGGCGCGCCGCCGCGCTCGCCGCCGACTTCTCGTCACAGTGA